In the genome of Aequorivita sp. H23M31, the window ATCGGTATGTCCTACAACAAGTACATCTGTATCAGGATATTCTCTTAGTACATTTGCAAGTTTATCCAATGTGGCTTGAGAAGCAGCATTGATATTATATTTGGCAGTATCAAAATAAACCCCACTATTTTCATCGAAGGTAACAACGATACCGTCATCAACTCGTTCAACTTGGGCGCCAGGAATTTCCTCTTCAATTTTTTGGGCCTGCTTGTCCATTTTGTCTCCAATAAGAACACCTGCAGTTCCTCCTACTACTCCACCAATAACAGCACCAATCGCACCATTTCCACCTTTTCCTACATTATTTCCAATAATTGCTCCAAGTATAGCTCCACTTCCAGCACCGATAACGGCACCTTTTTGCTTATTGTTTGCATTTTTTGTGGCTTCACAACTGCCTAAGCTCGTTATAAGAGCCAGTGCAAAGAATAATACTCCAATTTGTTTAAATGTCTTTTTCATTATAGATAATTTTAGATTTTATTGGTTCTCCGCCCAAGTCGTGAGATCCGTTGTTTATTTAATTTATGGGCGACTAATTGTTCATAATAGTTTACTCTTGAATTTTGGAAAAATCCATTTTAATTTTGAAAGGTTTTCCATCCAAATTTACGGTTTGTTCCCAACGCATATTGTTTTCGCTAAGTTGGGCCAAGCGCAGACGAAATCCCACTTTATCCTCAGATTTTCCTTTTGCATCAGTGGGCTTTATCATAAAATCGTACAATCCTGAAGCAGGATCGATTTCAATGATCGAAAATATAAAATTACGTTCTCCAGTCGGACAATCGGCGTTGTTAATACTGTAATTACCAGTATTATTGTTTGGTATAAAACGCCATGAACTTCCTTCAAAACATTCTGCAGAAGTGTCGTTAAAAAGTGTTACGTTGAATGTTCCAGTACTGTCGTAAGAAACCTCGTCCAAATTCCAATAGCCTTTCAAGACCTTTTTGGATTCCTGAACTGTCTTTGGCGTGGCACAAGACAATGTTACTCCCGCGATTAGGGCTAAAAAAATTAATTTTTTCATAAAGTGGTTTTTATTTAAATGTTGAAATTTGAATTATTTTCTGAAAAGACTTGATAAAAGTGAAAGAACAAGTAAAACCAAGAATATCCAAAAGATAATCATTGCAATATCAGTAGCTCCAGAGGCTATACCTCCAAAACCAAATATAGCGGCGATAATTGCAATTACAAGAAAAATAACGATCCAGCGTACCATAATAATAGTTTTTAATGATTAGTATGGGACTAAATTAAATAACATCTTCTTTCTGTTAAGATTCTTTATCTAAAGTTTAACTAGATATGTTAAAACATTAGTAAGACATCAATTCTCTTAAATCCTTTTTAAATTTTTCCTTTGGGAGATAGTTTGCTTCCAATGCGGCGGCAAACGGGATGGGTGTTTCCAAACTTGCGACTCTTTTTACCGGAGCGTCCAAATATTCAAAACATTTTTCCATTATTAGTGAGGAAATATCTGAAGCTATTCCACCAAAAAGAGAATCTTCTTGAAGAATCAAAACTTTTCCTGTCTTTTTAACTGATTCATATATTGTTTGGACATCCAGAGGCACCAAGGTTCTAAGATCGATCAAATCACAATTTAAGTCTTTCATTTCTTCCAGAGCCTCTAATGCCCAATGCACACCAGCACCATAGGTAATAATTGAAATATCATTTCCTTCCCTTAACAAAGCTGCCTTTCCTAAAGGAATTGTATAATATCCCATTGGAACATCCTGTCTAATACTTCGGTACAAAGCTTTGTGCTCAAAATACATTACTGGATTGGGATCTTCTATGGCGCTTGCCAGAAGTCCTTTAGCATCGTAAGGAAAAGCAGGATAAACCACTTTAAGTCCAGGGGTATGCGTAAACCAAGCCTCATTTGTTTGACTGTGAAAAGGACCAGCACCAACTCCAGCCCCGCAAGGCATTCTTACTACCACATCCGCATTTTGGCCCCACCGGTAATGGCTTTTAGCCAAATGGTTCACGATGGGATTAAAACCAGAAGAAACAAAATCTGCAAACTGCATTTCTACAACTGTCTTATATCCATTGATGGAGAGTCCCATCCCCGCGGAGACAATTGCGGATTCACAAATAGGGGTATTACGGACCCGTTCTTTTCCAAAAACATCAACAAAACCTTCGGTAATTTTAAAAACTCCTCCATACTCCGCAACATCCTG includes:
- a CDS encoding OmpA family protein, with product MKKTFKQIGVLFFALALITSLGSCEATKNANNKQKGAVIGAGSGAILGAIIGNNVGKGGNGAIGAVIGGVVGGTAGVLIGDKMDKQAQKIEEEIPGAQVERVDDGIVVTFDENSGVYFDTAKYNINAASQATLDKLANVLREYPDTDVLVVGHTDSVGADAMNMTLSKNRAMAVTNYFTQTKGLSPSRFTTNWFGEEAPIADNNTAEGRAKNRRVNLAIVPNAKMKDDAKKEAGQ
- a CDS encoding lipocalin family protein; the encoded protein is MKKLIFLALIAGVTLSCATPKTVQESKKVLKGYWNLDEVSYDSTGTFNVTLFNDTSAECFEGSSWRFIPNNNTGNYSINNADCPTGERNFIFSIIEIDPASGLYDFMIKPTDAKGKSEDKVGFRLRLAQLSENNMRWEQTVNLDGKPFKIKMDFSKIQE
- a CDS encoding DUF1328 domain-containing protein produces the protein MVRWIVIFLVIAIIAAIFGFGGIASGATDIAMIIFWIFLVLLVLSLLSSLFRK